The genomic region TTGATTTAAAAAACTACAAAGCTGTTACTAAAATAAAAGTTGGAAAAGAACCTATGGATATTATTGAAGATTTAGAAGAATTATATGTTTGTAATTTTGGAGAGGGTACTGTAAGTGTAATTGACAGTAATTCCTTTAAGGAGGTCAAAAAAATATATATAGGTGGAATGCCGAAGGCTATAATTAAAGAAAAAGAATCAATTTGTGTATCTGATTATTTAAATGGAAGAATTATTATCTTAAGTCTTACTGAAGGTAATAGAAAAGTCATAACAGTAGGAAAAGAACCTAATGCTATGACTTTATATTAGTCTTCTTCATTAAATAATAAATTCATAATATTATTATAGATATCTGTAGGATTTTCTTTCCACTTACTAGTAAGTGAAGAAGCTTGCTTTTTACTTGGAACAGTTACTTTTAATGAAAGAAGTAAGTTTTCATTTTCTAATGCTTGTAAATCAATTAAATAAGTTCCATCATTATTTAAGGTATAAGTACCGTTTATAGTTAGTTCTTTTTTAATAGAATCTTCCATTGAAAGAAGATAATCATCGATTATCTTCTTTTTTAATGGAGTAATTCTATCAGCAAAAAATGTAAGAGCGTTTACTCCGTTATCTGTTATATAAATTAAATTTTTATCATTAACTTTATCATACCTTAGAAATTTAGATGTTATAAGTTCGCTAATGTATTGTTGAAGTGTAAAATAATTTATAAAATTATTTTCAAGTATTATTTCAGTTAACTGAGCATTAGTAATTGGATATTTTATATTTTTTATAACATATAAGACTAACAGTTTATTTTCTGCTAATTCAGCTGAACTTTCGTACATTTTAAACCTCCATTTTAGAAAGTATAATTTAATTATATCATAAATTTTACTAAGTTAATAATATTGTCATTAATATTATTAAAGAAGAATATAGATTAAAGAAGAATAATTTGGAGGATAATTATTTGAAAAGGAGATATAAAGTATTCATTGATATTCTAATGTTGTTTTTAGTAATTGAAATATCAATAATTTTTAATAATAATGTCAAATTTACAAATCTTGAAGTATCTAAATCAGTACCAATATATAGGGTGAAAAGAGATGACAAAGCTGTTTCAATAACTTTTGATATAAATTGGGCGGAGAAAGATGAAATTTATAACATATTAGATATACTCGATAAATATAATGTAAAGGCAACCTTTTTTATTATGGGGGGCTGGGTAAATTATAATGAAGAAAATAAAGAAAAACTGATAAAAATAAAGGAAGGAGGGCATGAAATAGGAAACCATAGTTATAAGCATCCAATGTTTTCACGACTAGACGAAAATAGGATGAAAGAGGAACTAGAAAAGACAAATATAGCAATTGAAAAAGTAATTGGTGTAAAACCAAACCTATTTAGATTTCCTAGTGGAGATTATAATGAAAGATCGGTGAATTATATTAATAGCATGGGATATAAATGTATTCAATGGGATGTTGATTCTGTTGATTGGAAGGAATTAGGTGCTGATATCGAGTATAATAGGGTCATGAAGGGTGTAAAAAGTGGTTCAATTATTCTTTTTCATAACGATGCAAAATATACTCCAGGTAATTTAGAGAGAATAATAAAGGAGTTAGTAGATAAAGGTTATACTTTTGTTACTGTTGGTGAATTGATTTATAAAGATAATTACTATATAGACGTAAATGGTGAGCAAATAAAAAGTAATTAAAATATTGAAAAATGATGTTGTGTTGTATTATAATGGAAATATATCCTAAAGATTTAAAATTATCATTAAAATTACTAAGGGAGAGAGGGGTTAGTTTATGGATAACTTAATGTTAAATAATAAGATATATTTAGAGGGGAAAATAGTATCTGAATTAGAATTTAGCCATGAAATGTATGGGGAAGGATTTTATACATTTTTTTTAGAGGTAATGAGACTTAGTGACTCTGTAGATGTTTTAAATGTAACTGTATCAGAAAGATTAATTGCTAATATGGATATGTCTATTGGTAAAGAGATAATAATTGATGGTCAACTTAGATCCTATAATAAGTTTGTAGATGGTGCTAATAAATTAATTTTAACTGTATTTGCTAGAAACATAGAAGCATGTATTGAAAAAAGTAAAAATCCAAATGAAATTTTCTTAGATGGTTATATTTGTAAAGAACCTGTTTATAGAACAACACCATTTGGTAGAGAAATTGCTGATGTCTTACTAGCTGTAAATAGAGCTTATAATAAGTCAGACTATATTCCTACTATTGCATGGGGAAGAAACTCTAGATTTTGCAAAACTTTACAAGTAGGAGATAATATAAGGGTTTGGGGAAGACTACAAAGCAGAGAATATCAAAAAAAGATAAGTGAGACTGAAGTAATTAAGAAAGTAGCTTATGAAGTATCAGTTTCAAAGATGGAGAAAGTTCAAAATAATAAATTAGATGAAAATAATGATATAAATAAAGAAGATGTAATGTAAATAGGATATAATAAATTTTTAGTATTTAATATTATTATTTTTAAATGAAGAGGCTGTCTATTACAGCCTTTTTTATATATATTTTTAATATTATGTGTATTTATCAAAATGCAGTTAAATATCTTATAAGTTATAAGATATATCAAGTTTTAATAAAAAAATGAGCTTCGGAATAATTTATATATTTCTAATGAATAATTTAAAAAAAAGAAGGAAATATAATCTTAGATAGTAAATGATATATAGTTAAATTAGTATTATTGGAATTATATGTAAAAAGATTAAAGTTTAATAATTTAATAAATGAAATAAAGAATTTTGTAAATAATAAAATGAAATTTAAAAGTGAAAAACTTGCAAAAAACTAGAAAAAATGCCTGTGTAAATGTTTACGTTATTTGTTTTGAAAATTTTTCAAACTTAAATTATTAAAGAAAAAAATTGCGATTTTATCAAAATATTAAATATAAATTTAAAATATTAATTGACAAATTTTAATAATATAATATAATTAATAATATCTACAATTTGGAATGTGTGTAGAACAATGAATGGGGGTTTATACAAATGGTAAAGTATATAGGTAAAAGACTCTTAACAAGTATAATTACTATTTGGGCGGTTATAACAATAGTATTTTTCTTGGTAAGAATGATGCCTGGTGGACCTTTTGATGGAGAAAAAATAACTCCAGAAATGAAGGCGCAATTAAACGAAAAATATGGATTAGACAAGCCTGTAGGAGAACAATATAAACTTTATATAAAGAATTTATTAAAGGGTGACTTTGGTAAATCAATGAAATATAAAGGTAGAGATGTAGTAACAACTATAGAAAAAAGTCTTCCAAATTCGGCTAAAGTAGGTGCAGTAGCAATATTATTCTCTGTAGCAGTTGGAGTTATGCTTGGAGTAGTTGCTGCATTAAATGCTGACAGATGGCCAGATAGAGTTTGCACAGTTATATCAACATTAGGGATTACAATACCGAGTTTTGTAATGGGAACATTTTTAATTTATATTTTTACAGTTAAATTAAAAATATTACCAGCTACAGGGCTAAGTAAGCCGAAAAATTATATTATGCCTGTAATTGCACTATCAGGAAGCTCAATGGCTTCTATAACAAGATTAACTAGAGGAAAATTAGTAGATGTTTTAAAATCAGATTATATTAGAACTGCAAAAGCAAAAGGACTAAGTGCAAATACTGTAATATTTAAACACGCTTTAAGAAATTCATTAATACCTGTAATCACTTATTTAGGACCACTTATAGCGGGAGTGTTAACAGGATCTTTTGTAGTGGAAAAAATATTTGCAATACCAGGTCTTG from Clostridium isatidis harbors:
- a CDS encoding DUF4364 family protein, with translation MYESSAELAENKLLVLYVIKNIKYPITNAQLTEIILENNFINYFTLQQYISELITSKFLRYDKVNDKNLIYITDNGVNALTFFADRITPLKKKIIDDYLLSMEDSIKKELTINGTYTLNNDGTYLIDLQALENENLLLSLKVTVPSKKQASSLTSKWKENPTDIYNNIMNLLFNEED
- a CDS encoding polysaccharide deacetylase family protein — encoded protein: MLFLVIEISIIFNNNVKFTNLEVSKSVPIYRVKRDDKAVSITFDINWAEKDEIYNILDILDKYNVKATFFIMGGWVNYNEENKEKLIKIKEGGHEIGNHSYKHPMFSRLDENRMKEELEKTNIAIEKVIGVKPNLFRFPSGDYNERSVNYINSMGYKCIQWDVDSVDWKELGADIEYNRVMKGVKSGSIILFHNDAKYTPGNLERIIKELVDKGYTFVTVGELIYKDNYYIDVNGEQIKSN
- a CDS encoding single-stranded DNA-binding protein, encoding MDNLMLNNKIYLEGKIVSELEFSHEMYGEGFYTFFLEVMRLSDSVDVLNVTVSERLIANMDMSIGKEIIIDGQLRSYNKFVDGANKLILTVFARNIEACIEKSKNPNEIFLDGYICKEPVYRTTPFGREIADVLLAVNRAYNKSDYIPTIAWGRNSRFCKTLQVGDNIRVWGRLQSREYQKKISETEVIKKVAYEVSVSKMEKVQNNKLDENNDINKEDVM
- a CDS encoding ABC transporter permease; this encodes MVKYIGKRLLTSIITIWAVITIVFFLVRMMPGGPFDGEKITPEMKAQLNEKYGLDKPVGEQYKLYIKNLLKGDFGKSMKYKGRDVVTTIEKSLPNSAKVGAVAILFSVAVGVMLGVVAALNADRWPDRVCTVISTLGITIPSFVMGTFLIYIFTVKLKILPATGLSKPKNYIMPVIALSGSSMASITRLTRGKLVDVLKSDYIRTAKAKGLSANTVIFKHALRNSLIPVITYLGPLIAGVLTGSFVVEKIFAIPGLGNEFTLTITNRDYTSLLGVLAFYCTLIVVCNLLVDIVYVLIDPRIKLDN